Genomic segment of Prochlorococcus marinus CUG1433:
CGTTTATATTAAGATCTAATTTGGTATCTAAATAAGCTGAAACTATTTCTGAATATTGAAGTTTAAAATCTGGTCCAAGTTTTAATTTAAGATTATCAAAACTCAGATTATCCAAGTAACTAGGCAAAGTTTCTCCTAAAAGAACCGAATCCAAAATTGTTTCATTTGAAATTATTTCAATATTCTTTTTGTTGTTCCAATATAGTTCTGGCCAATTTTTTTTATCTTCTTTTGATTTAATATTACTTTCTATTTTATTTTTTTTGTTGGTATTATTGAAGTTAATAAATCCATTATTTAAAGATAGATTACCTCCCAAAATAGGACTTTCAAATGATCCACTTAAATCGATATCAGAATCTATTAGGAAATTAAAATTATTTGTCTTTACATTGAATTTATTCGTTATCAAATTTATCTCTGCATTACCAGAGTTATTTTTATTATAAAAAGGCAAAGAACCAACTATAAAAATATTTCCAGAATCTTCTGCATTCGCTTCTAGCTTCTTAATCTCTAAAGAATCAAAGTCAAAAATTATTAGGCTATTAATATTTTTAATGATATTGTTATAAAAATCTATTTCAGAATCTTTGATAACGACAAATCCATTTAATATAGGTTTATTTATAGTACCTTTTATTATCATTCTAAGATTCAAATCACCTTCTTTGAAGGTAAAGTATTCACCAGCAATAAAATCTATTAATTCAATAAATTCTGAATTTCCAATCAATCTTAAATCTAAATTATCTGATTTATTAATTGGTATTGAGCCTTCAATATTTATTGGAATTTTGGAATCATTTATTAGTAAGGAAAAATCTATATTAAAAATAGAATCATTAAATTCAATAAGTCCTTTGTCAAATAAAATTTGGTTATTTTTTAATAATAAATTGTTGGAAGTAATTTCACTATAGAAAGATTTTTCATCAAGATTATAAAACAAATTCATATCAAATCCTCCACGAAAGTCTCGCGATTGATTTAAAAAGATATTGGCGGCACTTAATGGAAGTTTTCTAATTTTTAAAGAACCTTCACCTCTTAATAATCCTCCTTCCAAATCTATAGAAAATTCCTCTTTCTCATTTTTGTATTCATCCGCAGAAATATCAAGATATCCATTTAATTTTGCACTTAATTTATAGTTTGATGGTTTATCACCTTTAATAGTTAATTTTGCATCATATCTACTTCGAAATTTATTTAAATATTTTTGCAAGTTAAATTTACTGTCTAAAGCACTATTATTTTCGAGAAAGTTATTAATAAAATCAATCCTCTCTTTAAAAGAATTGTTATTTTTATCAATTTCCAAATCATCCAAAATATTCGATTTACTTATTGGAAAACCTATTTTATTTTCAAAGTTAAAAATATCTACTGCGGTTAGAATGGTCCAATTGGTACTTATATTGGTAAATTCCGAATTAATTGGATTTTGTTTATTTGAATCATATTCGACTTCAATTTCTCCTCCATCGATTGGATACAAAGAAGAGTTTACATAAAAAGAATTATTTTTGAAGTTGAAATCAAATAATGAATTTGCCAACTTTATATTTCTGTATTTACCTAAACTCCAAGCGAATCGTCCATCGAGATATGACTGGTCTGAAGATATTGAACCCGCGCCATTAATAATTCCGCTTATTCTATCGAATTGATTTTTGCTTAAAGATAATTCAAGTTCATCAAGAGGAAAATTATCAGCTCTCCAATTATAAATATCATTCTCTTTGATTATCTCTATACTTCCTTTATTTGAATTGAAAACTCTTATAAAATTTGCGTTATCTAGTTTGAGCTTAGAATCAAACTTTACTGAGAGAAATGAAGGGATTGGAGAATATCTATTTTTCATATTTAGCAGAAATTTATTATTCTCTTTTTTGATATCTCCCTCCCATATTTCTCTAATACGGATACCTTTATAGTGCGGATAATCAACATTAAAGTTGATCGAAATATCAGGATCAGTAATATTTCCTTTTAATTCTCCTTTAGCAGTAATGAAACCCCTTATATCATTCTTTCGGAAAATATTTAAATTAGATAATTGAGTTCTATTTATTTTAAAACTAGAATCTAAATCACCAAAATTAATCCCTCTTCTATCGAACCAATAAGGAATATTGCCAGAAAATTTAATATCTGGATTGAGACTATCAATATATCCAACACTACCTTTAAGATCAACTTTATAAGAACTTTTATTTAATGGGACATTTAGATTAACATTTGAAGTCAAAGTTCCATAATTTAAGTTTTCTGAATTACCAATTAAATTATTATCTTTACAAAAAAAACTAGTTGAATCTGAATTTATATTCTCTGAAAAAGCTTCTGGTTTTATTTTTAAATTAGAAAAAGAGAATCTTCCTTTGCAAAATGTTTGAGTTGATGATTTATTAAATTTAAAATTAGATTTAAAACTTCCTTTTTTAAAACTAAATTTTCTGTTACCAAAAATATATTCAGAATTTTCAAGATCTAAACCCCTAGAAAATAAATCTAGACTTAAAAAGTCTTGATTCAACTTTGTATTAAATTTAAATTTTAAAAAACCTTTTTCATCAAAATTTGATTTTAAATTTGCAATAATTTGTCTATTACTTGACTTGTAGATAACATTCCCTTTTATTTTTGTTTTCAATCCTACTTTTTTAAACTTAAGGATTGAATATTTATTTAAGTTAAAGTTCAATTCATATTTTGACTGAGATTTTTTTGTGCTTCGAGCATTTTTATAAGATTCGTTTCTGTTAAAAAAATCTCTATCTATATTTATAGCGGCTTCCTTAGGAACTATTTTTACAATCCATTTTTGTTTAAAAAAAGATTTAAAAGGCATAATGCCCACATAAACATTTTTGGCTTTAATTTCAGAATCTATATTTTTTTTATCATTAATTTTTGAATTACCTAAAGAAATACCTAAAAATCTAATCCCGACATAATCACCTAAATCAACATTTTTAGCTAAAAGATTCTCAATACTTTTTTCTAGTTCTAATTTCCTAGAACTATAAGTTTCTTTTAAAAAATTATTTAATAAAAAAGAGCCTAAAAAACCTAAGGGTAAAAGCATCCCTACTAAAAGAATCTTAGTATTTAAATTTAGAGATCTAATTTTTTTCAAGTTAGAGCCCAAAAATAGAGTAGGCTTACAAAATATAAGAAATTAATCAGGTCAAAGCCACTAAATGTCTTTTTTTGAACTATTAGAGAACACACCCAAAATTTTTGGATTCTTTGGAATATTTCTTTTCATTTGCACCATAGCAGCTTTTATATTTAATTTTGGTTTTAAATTTCGAATAGTTGGAGCAACTATCTTTTCATTATTGCTTTCTCTAAGTAGTTGGGCATTTATACAAAGTTACACCGAAAATGTTGTATTAGAAGGAGCAAAATATGTTCCAATTGTTTATGACAATGGGTTCGATTTGATTATTGCTAAAGCAGATGATGACTTTCCAGAAGAATCTATCAAACCAACTTTACAACAATTATCGGAAAACCTTAGAAAAGGAAGCAGATCTGGTGCGAATGTAAAAATAAAGATAAGAAAACTTGAAAAAATTTCAGATGGTGTAAGTAAACCAGTAGTTATAGGAGTAGTTCAAAAAAATGTCAAAATGAATTAGTCTTTTAAAAATGAAAAGTAAAACCTTTTTAGATTTTTTACCATCTAATTTTAGGCATGAGAAATCTTTTTTTATTCAAAACAATCTGACTGACTTTGAAAAATTAAGTAATCTTTCGGATTTAGATATAAATGAGATTCAAAGAAAATCTTCACTATGCACACTTAATAATCTAAAGAAAATTAGAGCTATAGCTATTTTTAAAAAAGAAATTGGAATTTCTCCACCGCAAGCATATCTACTTTTACATTGCGGTATATCTTCTCTTAAATCATTATCACAATCTACTCCTTACGAAATAGAATGTAAAATTGGGAGATTAAAAAGAAATCTTAGAGTTAAAACTGAGACAGATACAACTTTTACTCTTTTAAAAGAGTGGATTAAAAAAGCTAGTCAAATCCAAAAATCTATTTGAAATCTTGGATAAAAAAATTTTTTAATGTAGAATTTAGAAAAAGCCAGTGATAATGAAACCTTTGTTATTTTTGTTATTTTTGTTTTCCAACTCTTTATACCCAGTTTTTAGTCAATCTAACCTATTGGAAAGTGTAAAAAAGAATCCAAACGAAGCTAGGAATTTATGTAATAAGTTTAGAGAGTTTAATTCAAAAGGTATTTCAGCTAGTTCAGATAAAGCTATAGAGTATGTATCAAACAAACAAAAGTTAACTCCTGTTAACGCAGAGATCTTTTCTATTTACGTCATTGGGCTTCACTGTCCAGACATTATCTAAAGTTTAAATGTCTGGTTCAAGATGGTTTGATAAATCTCTAGTACTTAGAGATGGAGTAAAGCTTATATCAAGGATTTGGACACCTAATAATAAGGGGCCATGGCCTGCATTATTAATGAGACAACCTTATGGCAGGGAAATAGCTTCAACTATCACCTATTCTCACCCTGAATGGTGGGCTTCTAAAGGGTATATGGTCATAATTCAAGATGTTAGAGGCATGGGTTCTTCTGAAGGATTTTTTAATGGTTTTTCTCAAGAAGCCAGCGATACTTCAGAAACACATCAATGGGTTAGGTCTCTAAAAGAATGTAATGGGAAACTTGGCTTATATGGTTTTTCGTATCAAGGATTTACTCAATTAACTGGTGAATTAAATTCAAAACCGCCCGATTGCTTATCTCCTGCAATGACTGGGATGAATATTAAGGATCATTGGTGCTCAGATGGAGGAGCATATTGGTGGCATAACAATATTGCATGGGGACTTCAAATCGCAGCACTAAAAATGAAAAGAGAAAATAAATTTTATGAGTGGGAAAAGATAAGATTAGCTTTAGAAAATAATAGTTATTTAAGAGAAGGAATTGATAATTTAAAAAAATATGATCCTAATAGTTTTGTTTTGGAATGGTTTAAAAATTTGAATAATGCAAGCCCTTTTGAAGAATTTAAACCAATTTCAACATGGATTAAACAGCCTATGTTGATTATTGGAGGACTTTGGGATCCACATTTAAAAGGTGCCTTTGATCTTTATAAAAAATCTAAAGAGGTTGGCGGAAGCCCAGAGATTATTATTGGGGATGCGACGCATTTAAATTGGTGGGAGGGCTCACAAGAATCTTTATTAAAATTTTTTGATAAACATTTAAAATTAAATGAAAAATTTAATTCTAAGAATTTACAAGGCGAGAAAAAAATATGGAATATTTCATTAAATAAATGGGAAGAATTAGATAATAAATTCCACCCTGAATTTATTTTTGGGCTCAAAAGCGATGGCACAGCAAATGTAGAGGTTCAAGATGGAAGTATGACCATAAATCAAAAAGGCTCAGGATGGTTTACAATTGTTAGTGATCCATGGAGACCTACTCCATCTGAAGGTGGTCATTTAGGTCCAAATCCAGGAAAGTTTAATAGAAATGTTATTGATGAACGCCTGGATGTAGGTGTTTTTCAAACAAATTATTTTGAAGAAGATCAATATTTCAGAGGAATTCCCTCACTAGACATCTCTGTAAAAAGTGATCAGCCCAATTTCGATATCTGCCTTGCTTTATCTCTAGTTGAAGAAGGTAATGAGAAGGTGAATCAATTTTCAACTGGATTCTTAAGGGTTAAAAACTCCAAAATAAGTGAAGAATCCATTTATCAAATAACTATGCAGCCAACAAATATTTGTTTAATTAAAGGTAGCAAGCTTCGCTTATCTATATCTGCAACAGCTTATCCCGCTATTGGAGTTAATCCTGGATACGGGGAGGGCAATGTTGGAGCCCCTTCAGCAAATCATAGAGTTATTACTCTAAGTTTTAGCCTTAATAAAACATTTATGAAAATGACCCCTTTTTTTAATAAATAATTATTTTTTTGGTTAATAATTTGATATTATTAATCCTTAATATCTACCAGTCATGATCGAGACAATTCAAGCAGACTGGATTAAATCAGAAGCTATCAACCTAGAAAATTGTTGCAATGATAATCCATTAAAAATATTAGGTCCCCACTTTTATAAAGAACAATGGGTAATAAGAGTATGGATGCCTGAAGCCGAGGAAGTAAAAATAAATTTTAAAAATAATTCCTACAAGGCCGAAAATATAAACCATAAATGGCTTTTTGAAGCGATTATGCCTGAAAATCCAAATTCTGATTACGAAATAAATATTTCACGAGGTGGAATCACACATACACAACATGACCCTTGGTCATATAGAGAGGAGTGGATGGGAGAAGTTGATAGGCATCTGTTTGCAGAAGGTAATCATCATCATATTTGGGAAAAAATGGGAGCGCATCTCATTGAAGAAAATAATCAAAATGGTGTTATGTTTTGCATATGGGCTCCAAATGCAAAATCAATTTCGATAATTGGAGATATAAATTCTTGGGATGGAAGACATCATCCAATGCAAAAAAGATTAGGGGGAATTTGGGAACTATTCATGCCAATAATGAAAGAGGGAGACACATATAAATATGAAATAAGAACACAACAAGGTCACATTTATGAGAAAGCTGATCCATATGGTTTCCAACATGAAATCAGACCTCAAAATGGTTCAATTGTTTCAAAATTGAAAAACTTTAATTGGAATGATAGTTCTTGGATTTCAAATAGAGATTCTTCAAGTCAAATTAACAAGCCAATTTCAGTTTATGAAATGCATTTAGGAAGCTGGCTCCATGAATCAACCGAAAATAAATATCTTGAAGACAATGGCGAACCAAGAGACCCAGTGCCTGCAGCCGATTTAAAACCTGGAACAAGATTATTAACTTATCCAGAATTAACCGAAAAACTCATCCCTTATGTAAAGGAGAGAGGATTTACTCATATTGAACTAATGCCAATATCTGAACATCCTTTCGATGGTTCATGGGGATACCAGGTTACAGGCTGGTACGCACCAACAAGTAGATTTGGGACGCCAAATGAATTTAGAGAGTTCGTCAATAAATGTCATGATGAGGGCATAGGAGTAATTCTTGATTGGGTACCTGGTCATTTTCCAAAAGATAAGCATGGTTTAGCATTTTTTGATGGTTGTCATCTTTATGAACATGGAGATTCACGCATTGGTGAACATAAAGAATGGGGAACCCTAATATTTAATTACAGCAGAAACGAAGTGAGGAATTTCTTAGTAGCTAACCTCGTTTATTGGTTTGAAGAGTTTCATATCGATGGCATAAGAGTAGATGCTGTAGCTTCAATGCTTTATAGAGATTATCTACGTCCAGATGGAGAATGGATACCCAATGAAAATGGTGGTAATGAAAATATAGAAGCCGTTAAATTTCTTCAACAGGCTAATCATGTACTCTTCCAACATTTTCCAGGTGCACTTTCTATCGCTGAAGAATCAACAACCTGGCCAATGGTAACCAAACCAACCGACATGGGAGGGTTAGGGTTTAACTTAAAATGGAATATGGGATGGATGCACGATATGCTTGATTATTTTGAAATAGATCCTTGGTTTAGGCAATTCCATCAAAATAGTGTAACTTTCTCAATTACATATAACTATACAGAGAACTTCATGCTTGCACTTAGTCATGATGAGGTTGTCCATGGGAAAAGTCATCTTTTGCATAAAATGCCTGGCGATGACTGGAAGAAATATGCAAATACTCGAGCATTACTAACTTATATGTGGACCCACCCTGGTAAAAAAACGATATTTATGGGAATGGAATTTGGGCAAAGACAAGAATGGAATGTTTGGGATGATCTGCAATGGGAGTTACTAG
This window contains:
- a CDS encoding translocation/assembly module TamB domain-containing protein — its product is MLLPLGFLGSFLLNNFLKETYSSRKLELEKSIENLLAKNVDLGDYVGIRFLGISLGNSKINDKKNIDSEIKAKNVYVGIMPFKSFFKQKWIVKIVPKEAAINIDRDFFNRNESYKNARSTKKSQSKYELNFNLNKYSILKFKKVGLKTKIKGNVIYKSSNRQIIANLKSNFDEKGFLKFKFNTKLNQDFLSLDLFSRGLDLENSEYIFGNRKFSFKKGSFKSNFKFNKSSTQTFCKGRFSFSNLKIKPEAFSENINSDSTSFFCKDNNLIGNSENLNYGTLTSNVNLNVPLNKSSYKVDLKGSVGYIDSLNPDIKFSGNIPYWFDRRGINFGDLDSSFKINRTQLSNLNIFRKNDIRGFITAKGELKGNITDPDISINFNVDYPHYKGIRIREIWEGDIKKENNKFLLNMKNRYSPIPSFLSVKFDSKLKLDNANFIRVFNSNKGSIEIIKENDIYNWRADNFPLDELELSLSKNQFDRISGIINGAGSISSDQSYLDGRFAWSLGKYRNIKLANSLFDFNFKNNSFYVNSSLYPIDGGEIEVEYDSNKQNPINSEFTNISTNWTILTAVDIFNFENKIGFPISKSNILDDLEIDKNNNSFKERIDFINNFLENNSALDSKFNLQKYLNKFRSRYDAKLTIKGDKPSNYKLSAKLNGYLDISADEYKNEKEEFSIDLEGGLLRGEGSLKIRKLPLSAANIFLNQSRDFRGGFDMNLFYNLDEKSFYSEITSNNLLLKNNQILFDKGLIEFNDSIFNIDFSLLINDSKIPINIEGSIPINKSDNLDLRLIGNSEFIELIDFIAGEYFTFKEGDLNLRMIIKGTINKPILNGFVVIKDSEIDFYNNIIKNINSLIIFDFDSLEIKKLEANAEDSGNIFIVGSLPFYNKNNSGNAEINLITNKFNVKTNNFNFLIDSDIDLSGSFESPILGGNLSLNNGFINFNNTNKKNKIESNIKSKEDKKNWPELYWNNKKNIEIISNETILDSVLLGETLPSYLDNLSFDNLKLKLGPDFKLQYSEIVSAYLDTKLDLNINGLVAKDLNARGLIYLKKGRANLYTTPFKLDKNKDNYILFASRSGVVPYINFSLVSKVPDSIIPISENNQDSNIAGDINADETSSGFGAFGIGNTRLIKIEASYEGFLDQLSFEDENKRIQLRSIPSYSRSQIIGLIGGNSANLINRAFISQINNADAFSERFQFSLYPALIENNDSLNNIFSNENYEIENNEAFSSQAWVAEVGLDITDSINFAFQTVPGRDDISPLGILTFQATSNLELLGSYDSDGDWKSQVQLFFRY
- a CDS encoding DUF4332 domain-containing protein, which translates into the protein MKSKTFLDFLPSNFRHEKSFFIQNNLTDFEKLSNLSDLDINEIQRKSSLCTLNNLKKIRAIAIFKKEIGISPPQAYLLLHCGISSLKSLSQSTPYEIECKIGRLKRNLRVKTETDTTFTLLKEWIKKASQIQKSI
- a CDS encoding CocE/NonD family hydrolase; protein product: MSGSRWFDKSLVLRDGVKLISRIWTPNNKGPWPALLMRQPYGREIASTITYSHPEWWASKGYMVIIQDVRGMGSSEGFFNGFSQEASDTSETHQWVRSLKECNGKLGLYGFSYQGFTQLTGELNSKPPDCLSPAMTGMNIKDHWCSDGGAYWWHNNIAWGLQIAALKMKRENKFYEWEKIRLALENNSYLREGIDNLKKYDPNSFVLEWFKNLNNASPFEEFKPISTWIKQPMLIIGGLWDPHLKGAFDLYKKSKEVGGSPEIIIGDATHLNWWEGSQESLLKFFDKHLKLNEKFNSKNLQGEKKIWNISLNKWEELDNKFHPEFIFGLKSDGTANVEVQDGSMTINQKGSGWFTIVSDPWRPTPSEGGHLGPNPGKFNRNVIDERLDVGVFQTNYFEEDQYFRGIPSLDISVKSDQPNFDICLALSLVEEGNEKVNQFSTGFLRVKNSKISEESIYQITMQPTNICLIKGSKLRLSISATAYPAIGVNPGYGEGNVGAPSANHRVITLSFSLNKTFMKMTPFFNK
- the glgB gene encoding 1,4-alpha-glucan branching protein GlgB; the protein is MIETIQADWIKSEAINLENCCNDNPLKILGPHFYKEQWVIRVWMPEAEEVKINFKNNSYKAENINHKWLFEAIMPENPNSDYEINISRGGITHTQHDPWSYREEWMGEVDRHLFAEGNHHHIWEKMGAHLIEENNQNGVMFCIWAPNAKSISIIGDINSWDGRHHPMQKRLGGIWELFMPIMKEGDTYKYEIRTQQGHIYEKADPYGFQHEIRPQNGSIVSKLKNFNWNDSSWISNRDSSSQINKPISVYEMHLGSWLHESTENKYLEDNGEPRDPVPAADLKPGTRLLTYPELTEKLIPYVKERGFTHIELMPISEHPFDGSWGYQVTGWYAPTSRFGTPNEFREFVNKCHDEGIGVILDWVPGHFPKDKHGLAFFDGCHLYEHGDSRIGEHKEWGTLIFNYSRNEVRNFLVANLVYWFEEFHIDGIRVDAVASMLYRDYLRPDGEWIPNENGGNENIEAVKFLQQANHVLFQHFPGALSIAEESTTWPMVTKPTDMGGLGFNLKWNMGWMHDMLDYFEIDPWFRQFHQNSVTFSITYNYTENFMLALSHDEVVHGKSHLLHKMPGDDWKKYANTRALLTYMWTHPGKKTIFMGMEFGQRQEWNVWDDLQWELLEFEPHKGIRNLIDDLNVLYKNEPALWKNDFDPYGFQWIDCNDKSNSVISFMRRENDTNEWLVVVANFTPNTHGSYKVGVPLEGFYKEIFNSDGSRYGGSNKGNMGGKETINYNIHDYQNALELALPPLSVSIFKHQSKK